AGCATTATTACAAAAGAATAAAGCTGCTAGCATTACAAGAATTCTTGGATAGAACATCACATAATTTTACAAAATCTTGCCATATTTAAATGACAATAAATTTGTACTATATAAGTGCAGATAGGAATATCTGCACTGAATGATTGCTCCCCTTAGCAAGCATCAGTGAAATTCTATCCCCTTATTAAATAAAAACAAGAAAAGACCATGCGGAGGTCTTTTCTTGTTATAGGGGGTAGTATCATCCAATATAGGCAAAAGGCGTTAGCAAGTAAGTTAACGCCTTTTGTTATATAGTACTTATAGTTGTTTCTCTAACCAATCGGATAACACTTTATAGCGATTGGTTAGATTTTCATGATGTCCAAATTCATCAAGTACAGAAGTAATGCTATTTAACTGCTTACGAATCAAAGCGTGGATTTCCTCTGCACATTGTGGAGCTGTATCTAGAATATTGTGGTGATGAATACCTTCTGTTTTGCCGTTACATAGGTAAACGCTAGCATTTTGATTGATAACGGGATTCTCTTTACAGAAGTTAACGAACCTTGGATACCAGAAGGATCCACAGATAGAGAATACTGCACTAGGAATGTTTGTTCGATACAAACTATATACGGCTGCTAATCCTCCTAAGGAATAGCCACCATAAATGATTTCGTTTGTATCGATAGAATATCTACTTTGAAGTTCTGGTAGAACGTTATTGAATAGTTCATTGTGATATTCATCTGCTTGTCCACCAAAGTTTTCTGTGCCTGGTCTGATTGCTTCCGCATGCCAGGGTGTATAATCCGTTAATCTATTTTCTGGTAGTAGTCCTACGAGAATTGCTTTTTCTTTGGCTATATTAGCAAATTGGTGAGATGTAGCAATTCAATAAATGAATACATCTTCTGATTTCATATCTACAATACGGAAGAAGTCAGTTATCTGATGCATTCTTTTCTTGATGGATAGAAGGATCTCCTGAACATCACATCCACTGTATTCTCTAACAAGAACAAATAGTGCTGCATATCTGTTCAGATATTTACTGGCAACACCTCCATACTTCTTGTACCACTTTTTTATCAGTGAATGAAGCGCATTTACGTTATTCAAATGATCAATGGATGTATAACATGTATGATCTTTCATGATTCTCTTTTCACAGTGCTTCTCTTCTAAAAGACAACTATATGCTGCTTTGCCATCAAGCCACGCCATACTGTGCTCCCCAATATTGTCTGCAAGCTTCATTATGTCTCTACTGGTTGGAGTAGCAGTATTCGTAGCTTTTAAAACAGCAGTGCCGTTTCTCTGCACTGCTGTTGGTAAACATATTTGTTCATTAGATACTCCACGCTTTGAAGCTGAGCCGCCACGTTTTCTAGGTTCAACACCTGCTATCTTTTCGCCTTTATGAGAATTGAGAAGATACTTTTCATCTAACTCAATCTCTCCGGATACTACTGTAGTATTCAGAAGTTCTTCAAACATGTGAAGTAGTTTCATTCTCGTACGCCATACAGTATATGTACTGATATCCAGCGTAGCTGCTGTTTTTTCTATAGGAACCTGTGCAAATGTATCTGTGATTAACAGATCCCATTTAGATTCATCCTGATGTGAATAATGTGTAAGCTGGCCATAATCAATAGTAAAGCGTTTATGACAGCTACTGCATTGAAGCATTGGTTTACCACTATTTGCCTTTCCGCCTTTTGTAAAACGAGAATTAACAGAGCCACATTTAGGACACACTTTAATACAGTAGTTTCTGGATTCTTTCTTTGCATTTACCAGGTCAATCAGCTCTCTGTCGATTTTATCTTTAGCAAATTGATCTAAGGAATTGTAATGTTCAATAATTTCTAAGTCTTTCATAATAGTCTCCTTGAGTTCACTATTATGATAATGAGTCACAACTCATTTACTGGTAAACGCTAAACCAGTTGTACCATATAGATAAAATAAAATCGTATTTGAGATAGTGTTGTAAAGTATCTCAAGTACGATTTTTATAAATGTTATCTGGTAGTTCTTTTGACCAAGGTAGTAATCTATCTGGTACCTCCACCGTTAGGTCATGTATCGTTTTAGGAAGTTCTTCTAACAGATAGCGAATATATTCGTATATCTTGATATCATTTGCTTTACATGTTTCTACGATACTATAGAGTACTGCACTGGCCTGTGCTCCTTTTATCGTATCGATCATGATCCAGTTCTTTCTTCCTACTGTAAATGGTCGTATCGCTCTTTCTGCCGCATTGTTATCTAGAGGTATTCTTGCGTCCTTTAGAAATTCTCTGAGATAGGATTCTTGATTCAGGGCATAGGTAAAGCCTTTTCCTGTTTCTGATTCTCTTGATACATTCTCCCAATATCTTTTTACCCATGTGAAAAATTCATCCACTAGGGGTGCTACTTTCTCTTTCCTCTGTCTTAGCTTTTCTTGTTCGCCCAATCCCTTCAATTGATTATCTTCGTGATAGATTCTATTGATCCTATCTACCGCTTCCTGGGCAAGTGTCTGACTCGTCTTCACTGCTTTGATGAGCGTCGTGAACTTTCTTTTGAGATGGGTCCAGCACCCAGCTACGGTAAAGCTTTCGGGATCTTCCTTGGCCAACTGGTGATAAGCACTGTAGCCATCACATACAAGTGTCCCTCTAAATCCCTCTAGGAATCTTTGCGGATGTTCATGGGACCTCGTACGTCGATAATCATACAGGACGATCCGCTTTTCTTCCTCATGTGCCCCTGTACGATATACCCACATATAGGACTTACTGCCAGCTTTTCTGCCATCTTTGCTTACCTCGAATGGTGTTTCATCCACATGCAGTATATCCTGTTTGATCATTTCTTCTTTTAACCTATCGTAGAAATGTATCAAATAGTTGTCGGATGCTTGGATCATCCAATTGGCCATGGTGGATCGTGAAATGTTGATCTGGTTTTCTTGGTATGTCTTTTCTTGTCTATATAACGGTACGGCATTGACATATTTGCCCCATATGATAGATGACACCAGTGATGGGGTAGCGATACTGTTTGGCCATAGTTCTACAGGCTTCTGTGCTCGTATGATTGTCTGGTTATCCTTTGCGGCATATACACCAATTTTATAAGTGACCGCTTCGAAAGATGCTGGTATATGTTCCAGTTTCGTTATGATCTGATATGGCAGTCTCTTCCATCCGCTCTTGCCAAATCTTTCATTCAATTCTTCTTCGGATAGTTCGATATATTCTTCACGGTGGTTCGTGATCTTCTGGATGTCTGATGCCCGCTTTCCTTTTGCCTTCTTCCTTGGTGCAGCTTCCTCTAACGTTGGCTCTGGTTGTAGTAAATCAAACAATACTTCAGGTTCATTAAAACCGAGTTCCAACTGTTCAAAGATTCCAGAACTCTGTTTCTCTGTACTTCTGCCAAAGCTTCTTTGATTCATGATCTTGATCTGTTCACTAAGAAGTTTGATAGTAGCTTCTAGACTTTCTACACTGCTTTGCATACTCATAAAGAGCTTTATGATGATGTCCTTTGGCAGGCTTTCTACTTCTTCCTCACTTAGTTTTTTCATTTCCATAGCTTATGTATAAACCATTATGAGGGTGCCGTCAAATGTGGAAAACTTTGATTTTCCACACAAATATTTTACTGGTACCAGCGCATATCTATGGCGTAATAAAAAGGCACGTATCAAGCAGTTTGGGGGCTGGAGTGTAGAAATTCATCTACTGCTTTTTATGTGCCTTATACGCCATCTATAGGCCTATCTTCTTAATAAAAGTTGTGGATAACTTTTTTACAGTATCATCTTTCGTTCTACTTTCTGAATTGTCTTCCTCTGTATGATTGCCATGCCTTCAAACAGCCAATGATACTGTTCGATACTAATGTTCTCTATGTCTTCTGTCTTTCTGGGCCATTGGAATCTTCCTTCCTCCAATCGTTTATACAATAATAGGAATCCATCTGCCTCCCAAAGCAGTCCCTTCATACGATTAGTCTTTCTTCCACAAAACAAGAATAACGTTCCTTCATCAAAAGGATCTAGGTAGAAATGGTTCTGAATGATCGAAGCCAACCCATCTATTCCATTTCTTAGATCTGTATATCCACATGCAATATAGATCTTCTTAAAACCACAATACTCTTTAAGCATGGGATACCGCCCGAATGATCTTTAGTAATAGCTCATCTGAAATATCTTCACCGATCTCTATCTGATGATTGCCCAATTGAATGTGTGCAGAACCATGTCGAATAGGTTTCTTCAATTCTTGAAATGTGACATCTGATGATGGCGGTAAAGTTGCAGGAAAGATATCCATATGATTACCGACTTCTTGCGCCAAGTGGTTACGCAACTTTCGGTGATAATACCAATATTGTTTTTCGTTGATTCCATGTTCGTTACACCACTGTAGAACAGATTGACCACTTGTCTTACATTCCATAATGATCGATACCCATCGCTGTGCCTTTAGCTCTGCCGCTGTCATTATCATAAAATAATCACCCCCAAACCCTCACGATTCTTAAGGGTTCTAGGGTGATTATGACATGACTTATGATTAATATACAGGTACTACCTATTTAGCGTTTACATTTACTGTACACGTATATGTACATTAAATGAACTTATTCACCGTTTTGCTAATATAGCCAAAGGATTTAGCCAAAGCTGCACAGATGGATGAAGCTCATTTCTCTTATAAGTTCAACAAAGTCTATCATATCCGTCCAATTGACTATCTGATTCGTTTGCGATTAAGAAAAGCAGCCAATCTATTATTGAAGGGCTATTCAGTAACAGAGGCTGCTTGGAATGTAGGATACCAAGATCCATTATATTTTAGTCGATTGTATAAGAAACATTTTGGAATACCTCCAAGTCATACCTATCGGAATGAAGAAAGAGATATTGAATATCGAAGACAATCGAAAGAGAACTAACCTAAGATGTGGAAGGCACTGCGGATATCTTTGTCTTTCCCTAATACCAATAAGGATTCTTCAGAGTTGAGTATGTGGGAAGCTCCTGGTGTGACAGATACATTGTCATCCTTCTTAATCGCGATGATATTGATATTGTAGTGTTTACGTACATCAACCTGACCAATTGTCTTACCTAACCATTCATTAGGTACAGCAATTTCGAATACTGCGAAGTCTTTACCGATTTGAATGTAGTCAAAGATATTATCACTGCTATAACGCATTGCGGTTAAGTTACCCATTAACTTTTCAGGGTATACAACTGCATCTGCACCATTGCGTAATAAGAACTTTTCCTGTGTATCACGTGCTGCACGTGATACAACTTTTCTTGCGCCTAATTCTTTGAGGTAGGATGTAATTTCAAGAGAAGCTAAGAAGTTATCACCAACCGCAACGATACATACATCAAAGTTTTTAAGACCTAATGTCTTTAAGAAGTCTTGGTTTGTTGCATCACCAACTTCAGCGTTTGTGACATAAGGTAATACTTCTCTTACCTTTTCTTCATCATTATCAATACCTAATACCTGAATATCTAAATCATTTAACTTGCGAGCAATGTGACGGCCAAAACGACCCATACCAATAATTAAAATCTGTTTCATACTCTCTCCTATTTAGCCTACGGCTACGTTTTCTTCAATATATCTACCTAAGCATTGATTGCGGAATGGGAACATACCATAAATCAAGGTGAGTCCTCCAATACGTCCAGCGAACATTAGGAAGATTAAGATTATTCTTGAAACAATCGTTAAATCACGTGTGATACCCAAGGTTAAACCTACGGTAGCGATTGCGGATGCGGTCTCATACATTGCGGTTACCATTGGAACATTCTCAATGACACTGATAACCATTGCGGCACCTATACATAATGAGATATATAACATCAAGATTGTGGCCGAGTTGCGTACGATTGTCTCTGGGATGGTTCTACCAAAGCTCTCTGTACGAGAACGGTTTCTAAAGATTGCCATACTTGTTGTGACTAATACGAAAAAGGTTGTTATCTTCATACCACCACCAGTAGAACCTGGTGCAGCACCAATCAACATTAATATAATCTGTAAGAAGATGCTGGATTCAGACATTTTTGTAAGGTCTACTGTATTAAATCCAGCAGTACGTGGTGTTACAGATTGGAAGAAGGATGCTAGGATTCTTGTGCCTAAAGGCATGCCTGTAAAATCCACAAAGAAGAAGTAGATTGCAGGGAATACGACCAAGATTGCGGTCATCAATAAGATGATCTTAGACTGCATGTGGTAACGGTGTAGATTAAACTTATATTCCTTGATATCTGCCCAAGTGGAGAAGCTCAATCCACCAATCAGGATTAAGGACATAATTGAGATATTAATAATTGGATTGGAAACATAACTTGTTAAGGATGAGAATGGTTCACGTACACCCATTAAGTCAAAGCCTGCATTACAGAAGGCTGAGATGGAATGGAAGATACTATACCAAACGCCCTTTATGAGTCCAAACTCCGGTATGAACGTAAATGACATTAGTAAGGCGAAGAAACCTTCAACCATAAATGTAATCTTACAGATAAACTGTAGTAAGCGGATGATTCCGCCAACTGCTGAGATTGAGATGGAGTTTGCTAAAGTAGAACGAGCAAGATATCCAATTCTTCTACCAGTAATAAGTGCAAGGGATGTGATAACTGTCACAACACCAAGTCCACCAATCTGGATCAGAATAATAATGACAAGCTGTCCAAAGAAGCTCCAATATGTGGCGGTATCGTAAACAATCAATCCCGTTACACAAACACATGACGTAGATGTGAATAGTGCATTGATAAATGGTGTCCATTGACCAGATTGACTAGCAAATGGTGTCATCAGTAATAATGCACCGAATACGATAATCGCACCAAATCCCAAAATAATCATCTGTGGATATGTTAGATGTAGTTTATTTCTAAGAAAATTCATAATACCCTTTCAGAATGTAGTATATACGTATATGATACTATCATAACGACTAAAATATTATAGTATTCTCAGCGTTTATTACCAACACTATTCGTGAAAAATAAGAGAAAATACAAAGAATTGGAGTATAAAACACATGGAATTGAAATTTTACTTTGTTAGACACGGGAAAACTTTATTTAATCTTAAAGGTCGTATGCAGGGCTGGTGTGATAGCCCACTGCTAGATGAAGGCATTCAACAGGCAAAAAATGTTGCATCTGCACTCAGAAATATGCCGTTTAATCGGGCATATTGTTCCACCTCTGAAAGAGCTTGGGACACCGCCAAAGAAATCTGTAAATATCATGACATTCCATTAATCCTTACCAAGGGCTTGAAGGAGTTCTCTTTTGGTTCTTTAGATGGTGCACGTAAGGAAGAAGTTTTGGATTCTCCATTCTTTGATGATTGGTCATCAGAAGGTGGTGAAACAAATATAGGATTTGCGCAAAGAGTTCGTGAAACGATGCAGGGTATCGTTGAGGAAGCTAATGATGGCGATACAATTCTATTGGTTGGCCATGGTGCCTATGCAGTGCGTATCTTAGAAATTTTGTTTGGAATGGATCTAGATGAGTATGTAGATCGCTGTAAGGCACAGGATCGTTGGCTAATGCCAAATACGGGCATGTTAATATTTCATTATAAGGATGGAGAGTTTTCCTTGGACCAAGAGCCAATTGATGTGAGTGAGTATCGTCAAATATATCATCCAAAGACAATTGATATTTATTTGATGCGCCATGGCGAAACAAGATTTAATATCCAAGAGCGTATACAAGGCAGATGCGATAGTCCTTTAACTGAAAAAGGAATTCAGGAAGCACAAAAGGCAGCTGAAAAGCTAAAGGATATACATTTCTCTACCATGTATGTTTCAACAGCGGAAAGAACGCGTGATACAGCAGAAATAATCGCTCAGTATCACCCAGGAAATATTATCTATACAAAAAAGATTTGTGAAGTCAGTTATG
This genomic window from Solobacterium moorei contains:
- the tnpC gene encoding IS66 family transposase produces the protein MKKLSEEEVESLPKDIIIKLFMSMQSSVESLEATIKLLSEQIKIMNQRSFGRSTEKQSSGIFEQLELGFNEPEVLFDLLQPEPTLEEAAPRKKAKGKRASDIQKITNHREEYIELSEEELNERFGKSGWKRLPYQIITKLEHIPASFEAVTYKIGVYAAKDNQTIIRAQKPVELWPNSIATPSLVSSIIWGKYVNAVPLYRQEKTYQENQINISRSTMANWMIQASDNYLIHFYDRLKEEMIKQDILHVDETPFEVSKDGRKAGSKSYMWVYRTGAHEEEKRIVLYDYRRTRSHEHPQRFLEGFRGTLVCDGYSAYHQLAKEDPESFTVAGCWTHLKRKFTTLIKAVKTSQTLAQEAVDRINRIYHEDNQLKGLGEQEKLRQRKEKVAPLVDEFFTWVKRYWENVSRESETGKGFTYALNQESYLREFLKDARIPLDNNAAERAIRPFTVGRKNWIMIDTIKGAQASAVLYSIVETCKANDIKIYEYIRYLLEELPKTIHDLTVEVPDRLLPWSKELPDNIYKNRT
- a CDS encoding TrkH family potassium uptake protein, producing the protein MNFLRNKLHLTYPQMIILGFGAIIVFGALLLMTPFASQSGQWTPFINALFTSTSCVCVTGLIVYDTATYWSFFGQLVIIILIQIGGLGVVTVITSLALITGRRIGYLARSTLANSISISAVGGIIRLLQFICKITFMVEGFFALLMSFTFIPEFGLIKGVWYSIFHSISAFCNAGFDLMGVREPFSSLTSYVSNPIINISIMSLILIGGLSFSTWADIKEYKFNLHRYHMQSKIILLMTAILVVFPAIYFFFVDFTGMPLGTRILASFFQSVTPRTAGFNTVDLTKMSESSIFLQIILMLIGAAPGSTGGGMKITTFFVLVTTSMAIFRNRSRTESFGRTIPETIVRNSATILMLYISLCIGAAMVISVIENVPMVTAMYETASAIATVGLTLGITRDLTIVSRIILIFLMFAGRIGGLTLIYGMFPFRNQCLGRYIEENVAVG
- the tnpB gene encoding IS66 family insertion sequence element accessory protein TnpB (TnpB, as the term is used for proteins encoded by IS66 family insertion elements, is considered an accessory protein, since TnpC, encoded by a neighboring gene, is a DDE family transposase.) translates to MLKEYCGFKKIYIACGYTDLRNGIDGLASIIQNHFYLDPFDEGTLFLFCGRKTNRMKGLLWEADGFLLLYKRLEEGRFQWPRKTEDIENISIEQYHWLFEGMAIIQRKTIQKVERKMIL
- a CDS encoding alpha/beta hydrolase-fold protein, coding for MATSHQFANIAKEKAILVGLLPENRLTDYTPWHAEAIRPGTENFGGQADEYHNELFNNVLPELQSRYSIDTNEIIYGGYSLGGLAAVYSLYRTNIPSAVFSICGSFWYPRFVNFCKENPVINQNASVYLCNGKTEGIHHHNILDTAPQCAEEIHALIRKQLNSITSVLDEFGHHENLTNRYKVLSDWLEKQL
- a CDS encoding potassium channel family protein; amino-acid sequence: MKQILIIGMGRFGRHIARKLNDLDIQVLGIDNDEEKVREVLPYVTNAEVGDATNQDFLKTLGLKNFDVCIVAVGDNFLASLEITSYLKELGARKVVSRAARDTQEKFLLRNGADAVVYPEKLMGNLTAMRYSSDNIFDYIQIGKDFAVFEIAVPNEWLGKTIGQVDVRKHYNINIIAIKKDDNVSVTPGASHILNSEESLLVLGKDKDIRSAFHILG
- a CDS encoding IS1595 family transposase: MKDLEIIEHYNSLDQFAKDKIDRELIDLVNAKKESRNYCIKVCPKCGSVNSRFTKGGKANSGKPMLQCSSCHKRFTIDYGQLTHYSHQDESKWDLLITDTFAQVPIEKTAATLDISTYTVWRTRMKLLHMFEELLNTTVVSGEIELDEKYLLNSHKGEKIAGVEPRKRGGSASKRGVSNEQICLPTAVQRNGTAVLKATNTATPTSRDIMKLADNIGEHSMAWLDGKAAYSCLLEEKHCEKRIMKDHTCYTSIDHLNNVNALHSLIKKWYKKYGGVASKYLNRYAALFVLVREYSGCDVQEILLSIKKRMHQITDFFRIVDMKSEDVFIY
- a CDS encoding histidine phosphatase family protein, whose protein sequence is MELKFYFVRHGKTLFNLKGRMQGWCDSPLLDEGIQQAKNVASALRNMPFNRAYCSTSERAWDTAKEICKYHDIPLILTKGLKEFSFGSLDGARKEEVLDSPFFDDWSSEGGETNIGFAQRVRETMQGIVEEANDGDTILLVGHGAYAVRILEILFGMDLDEYVDRCKAQDRWLMPNTGMLIFHYKDGEFSLDQEPIDVSEYRQIYHPKTIDIYLMRHGETRFNIQERIQGRCDSPLTEKGIQEAQKAAEKLKDIHFSTMYVSTAERTRDTAEIIAQYHPGNIIYTKKICEVSYGDLEGMTFKEADSSSKRFMDTHYGDVGGEEYSDVIKRMNSIFQEIYDTHQDQDKVLLVSHGDFYLVCLEALFGLKKEDIFQEASELGIHPVPNCGIAHFRITSNQFELIQKMSD
- the tnpA gene encoding IS66 family insertion sequence element accessory protein TnpA is translated as MIMTAAELKAQRWVSIIMECKTSGQSVLQWCNEHGINEKQYWYYHRKLRNHLAQEVGNHMDIFPATLPPSSDVTFQELKKPIRHGSAHIQLGNHQIEIGEDISDELLLKIIRAVSHA